The Oryza brachyantha chromosome 6, ObraRS2, whole genome shotgun sequence region taaatacaaCACATTTAGATAATATTATTATGGCCGCTTGTCACATTAATGACTTGTGTAAAAAAACATACGATTGGAAATATTATGTACTGCATctgttttacaatataaaactttctagaaTTGCCTgcattcatatggatgctaataaatctagacatatatacaattaatATGCATTGATCAATATAGTAATCTAGGCATAGCTAGAAAGtcatacaatatgaaatgaagaaaGCACTACCCTATTGTTTTAGCTTTtgttaaatgaaaaattaataaatataaagttgCAACGATCGACAGTTATCAATTTAGTATGCCATTGAATTATTCTAAAACACAAAACTAATAGTTAAGAcgttttaatttatatatctagaaaaaaaagagatagtTGGATGGCCCAAGTTGTAAAAACAGTAAAATTGCCTagtttaaagttaaaaaaaaaaggttggtTTAAGGATTATCCAAATCAAAACTATGGCAATAAAAGGTGGTCCAAACTGCAACTCACTCTTTTATATCATTGATTTTGTAACCTATTTTCGACAAATCCCGCTTCGTTTCCACATGTGAAACATCGACAAAAGTTCTAAAGTTTAACTCAACTCATTCTAAAAcaacattattaattattgatcTATTTATGAACTTGCCTAAATGGAGGAGTAAGTAACTAACATGAAAGCAAGTATTATAGGCATCTAAGCACTAGCCACAAGATGTCATATAAGACTTAAAAGATGACGTGGATGAGAGaatgaaagaaagagaggagcCACTCATAATGCAAGAGACAATCTCTAcacaaactttaaaaaatgagTAAAAGAAGAGTTGATCAGTATACAGTAGATAGAGTATTGGAGCTAGTGCACTGGAAGcaatgtattatatatattggttttaaatttatgaataaatgatGTGGTAAAATTAGAGGCAACCATTGCCTCCACCATAAGAGCAGTTACAATAGCAGACTTTAAGtcggctataaatatattttaaggagataacAGACGAGAGAGAAGATCAGTGagctacaaatttatagccagctacagcacgaactccaagatataatgtatgtatgacaggtgggacagtgtagtatatgttttgtagataactattgtataaattgactattagagcagatacaatagcaggctataagccagctataaacatattttaaagagataaaaagggagaggggagagatgtgagctactaatttgtagtcagctgcacacggatTCTAAGATAGAGAGTgcgtatgatatgtgagactatgtactaatgttttgtagacAACTagtgtatgaattgactattagattgactatagatgaattggagctagtaattggctatactattgaacttgctcttagattgactatatatgaattggagctagtagttggctatgctattgaacttgctctagaACTTGCGCAAAATAAAAAGTCTGTCTAGCCTTTTCATTTAAGCCTTCAAGAAAGATGCAAAAAGTAGGAGAATGCAGCACCAAAAGGAAACAATAATTGTGACAGGGAAAAGAAGGCAGCAACGAGAGAGCCAGCCACAGCCAGCAATCGATcaaaaccaaacacacacacacaaagagaaaagagaaagagaaacaaGAGAGAGAATGTACTGTGTGCGGCCAACACACACAAGATTAACCGAACCCCTATGCGCGAGGAGAGCTCGCCGTTgtcccccgccgcggcgccacGGCAGGGCCGCTTTGGCGCCGCTGTCCCCGCTCGCCTCCGCAGCAACCTAGCAGGGGTGTTCGATCCTAGTATTtattactgctgctgctgctagctacACCAGCACCGCCATTAGAGCAAagccaataaaaaaaactaactactGGTTCTAAAATCTTTTCATGTCACTGAGACCAATCTCAATGTCTAGTTTTACTACACAGTTTCTAAAATAACTAACTTAATGAAACGATGCATGAAACAGCTATTCACAGTGTAATATTTCATTGTACCATCTAcaaagctaaataaaacatttaattactaCTAAAGTTTGATTGCATGTAAACAAtgtttgattgcatgaaacACCTCAAGCCTCTCAATACAAGTTTCACTGCGTTACCAAGGACTTTGTGACGGTGCCTAAATgtttcatggccatgaaacTAACTCTCTATCTCTTCTTACCgtttcatgcaaatattcaCTTGTATACTGATGTATCACCTTATTAATATGCATGACACATCCATAAAACCCATTAAGTCTTTCTAGTATTGcctaatttatatagatgctaatgaatctaaacacatatataaaatatatatatattcatccatcAGTGAATTTATGTAAaactagaaagacttacaatatgaaacgaaggcagtacatcattaatatatgatccaCTTATCATACACACTGTCTTTAAGCTTGTGCtgaagctggctataaatgtGTAAtctgtttttcttctctcctctgtTCTCCCTCCTTGACAAAAGCATAAACGTGACGTGATAATTTTTAGAACCCACTTATATCACTTAGCACTCGCTCTTAGCCCGGTTCAATTTGGTTAAGAAAAGGCGCGAAACGCCATTAAGAAACTGAGATCGATTCAGAGAGAGGCAGGGGACGGATTTACGTGCAAGGTGCTCCCGATTAAGAAAGTGGCCGCCTTTTGTACGGACACACCGATCGAGCCGCCACCATTCCTTCGActtcgtcttcgtcgtcgtcgttctaGGCACACACATTCTGCGCTCCTGCCCCCGATGCGCGCGTTAAGTTAATCCCCgtgtcgtcttcttcctcctcctcctcgtagCGCTACTGCCTTTGCTGCTACGTGTGTACGTGCTCCATAATTAAACAAGTCgaaaagattaattaattaattgttccTTTCAAAAAGATTTTAATGATTTGACTGATggtgttctttcttttctctctgaaTTGATTAGCGTTAATTCCCAACTGTTATCGTCCGCGAAACGCTCGACCTACCCCACTATTGTATGCATGCTGACcatgcagagagagagagagagagagagattaatGGGGGTGAGTGAGATCTGTATATATCTTTTGGTCTGCTCGTCTTCATCATTCTGCTCACTACCCCCCCTCTCCCATGGAGATCGAGCCCGGAACGCGTGCCTCTCCGACCGAGCTGAGGCTCCTATTTCATggcctccccttccccttcgccTTCTCCGTGCCCTACCATGGCAATCCACTCTGATTGCTATCTCCATCTCTGCATGGCTTCTCTGAATAATGCAGCTGGCTAGAGTAGCTATAGCTAGTTAATCTCTCGCTTAGCTCAAAGATGTTTTGATGGAGATGGACTGCATCAACAACGACGTCTCGTGAGGATCTACATGTAAGTCATTTGGGGGTATAGTGCGCTACATGAAGCTTCCAATTAACCCTAGCCAAAACACAACACACACCACTGCACGGCTGACAGCCAAAAGTTGCTTTGGTTCGCCACTAACCACATTTGTGTTGTTTCTATATGTTATCCCTTCTTGCGTATACAACTTGATGGAGATTTGATCGATCAGCCGCCATAGCTGTCCGCAGATCTCGGTCGATCTGGGATAAACTTTGCTTTTGTGTGTTTCAGTTATCTGTATATTCAGCAGCTTTGGCCTGATTTCTGGTGTTTGATTAACTGAGCTTTCTTCTTGCATCACAGGTGATGATGATCTGAATGTCTATCTGATCAAGATTATGAGAGAGCATGTCCTGCAATTAAGCTTGTTTCTTGCAGGCTTGAGATGAGATCCATCGTCCATGATGCCTGCATGGCCTCCAGAAGGTTGCATGGTGTTGGTGAATGGAAAGAGCGATATTGGTGAGGTTCAATCCGATGATGGGTTTTACAGCGCAGTGGTAAAACCAGTATCTGATTGAGCCGCGCCAATATCTCTtcctcctatatatatatcttgctTCATTTTTCCATGAAGGCCATGGATACATTATGTCTGCCATGGCAGGTGAGCAGACCCCTCTCTATTCTTCTGATATTGCTAGTTTGATTGTTACGGAGTATATGTgcagatcaatatatattccaAGCAGGACTCTTGCTAGCAAAGTTACTGTTTTGTAATGAAAAACTACTCTTGGAAATTTGACTTTAGATAACAAATACCCACTCAGTGTTTTTCGTAAGTTTACGTAGTACTGTAtccgttcctaaatatttgacgcagttaactttttaatacacgtttgaccattcgtcttatttaaaaaatttacataactaCTAATATCATTTTATTCATTGTTAAgcatacttttatgcatatataactttatatatttgacaaaaaaatttgaataagacgaatgatcaaacgtgtataaaaaagtcaatggcatcaaatatttggggacggatggagtatctTGTAATTTGTATTGAGTAATACAGGAAGGTATTCATGCAAGAAACAAATTCAGGTCTCATTCGAAATGTGGGAATTTAAAGAATTTTTGTGGAACATGAACCAACTTTGTGAAAATCTTGCTAGAATTCATATATGCTCCAAAGGTACCCTTAGCTTAATTAGGAATAGTAAAAACAACATTAATTGAGTAATGCTTAGATAAGTTACCACATGCTGCCCTAGAAAAGCATATAACACATGCATGTAAGACAAAATCTCTTGTGGCTAGCAATAGCACGAATTTCCTTCATTTATCAATTATCATGCCATGCGTCACTAATACTATGTGAGGTTAAAGATTTTTCAGTCCAACGAGAGATACCATATATGGTCTGGTGCAAAATTTGATCTCTTTCGGTAGGTAGGTAAATATCTCATGGTACCTATATATTCAATAATTCAAATGTAGTAAAAAGCACTTGTAAGATATCCATTCTATGTctaggggctgtttggattcaGAGACTTTTTCGTAGTCtcttgtcacatcaaatgtttagacgttaattaggtctattaaatatagactaataacaaaactaatttcataaataaaggctatttcactAGACAaatttaagcctaattaatccattattagcaaatgtttactgtagcatcacattcactaatcatagactaattagtctcaatagattcgtctcgtgaaatagtttAAAGTAtgagtgagttttattaatagtctatatttaatacttctaattagtgtccaaacattcgatgtgataggaaaaaaaatcataggggATCCAAACAGGATCCTAGTCTCCTGGCTGGAGCACTTCTATACCATAATTCTTTGTCTTGATGTTACACTGAGAGATCACTTGATCTATTCTACTGGTGTTGTCGTTTACtgtctccgttttataatataagactttatagtcttatttaaatttatatgatgtttatatatatatatagataaatccagacaagattaaaaagttttataataatacaCGGAGATACACTACATATGGGACACTACTGGTACGTACCATTGCACTTCGGGATGGATTTGGCCGCTCTGTGGATACTCATTAAATCATTCAAGCGtaacaaaaccaaataaaacatatatacacattttaatgcataattatatgtcTAGTTCAAAGCCTAGGCCCATATATACGTGGATGGGCTAGCTGAGTTTGAGGCCCCATGATAACGCACCACTTTAGACCAAGGCTAATAATGTAGCCAGTAAACtgactataagattttttatagtctttttttactcactcatatactagttagctcttcattaTATTAGGACTCgcatgtcactctcacagagtttcttggttcatgTGCCAGCccataagcatatagccagcttatagcctgcttaCACTCATCTACGTAAGCATATAGCCAGCTTACAGCCTGCTTAcaagcttatagcctgcttaCACTCACAGAGTCTTTTTTTACTCACTCATCTCCAAGCTTACAGCCTGCTTACACTCTATCtcatcttctctcttttccacGTAAgcatatagctagcttatagcctgctattatacttgctcttatccGTATGATGGTCTTGGATCACTTTGTAAATCCACTTAGATAACTCATTTATTTCACTAGATTCACTTTCCATATCCTCTTGGACCACCAATTAATTTGCTGGCATATACCTTACGATCACCTTGTCCTCCAACGAATGGTGCACTCGTCTGGAcagaattttttgaaatacaaatacaaattttgatttataataaGATACACAAGCGGAAAGATAGGCCCCACATccctaagagcaaggctaataatatagtcaacaagttggctataagattttttatagcatTCTCTTAGTCCatccatatactagttagttCTTTATCACTAATGCAGGGCCtacatgtcactctcacagagttttttgTTCCTGTACCaagctggctacaagcttacagcctgcttagagcaagtttaatagtaaagccaacctattagctataagtttatattatagtcaacacatataacaggttggctataatttttatctcttatctttgcatttaatgtattttttggaGTTGGTCTATAGCTGGCTCTTATATGAGAGCCAACCCCACTTCTTTTTCATtatctctttcctccacatcagcttatagccaacttatagtctattattatacttgctcttatactCTCTCTCGtcccctttctcctccacataagcatatagccagcttatagcctgttaTTATACTTTCTAACGTGTTGCAGCTATCGCTGACAAAGTATTGGGATGACAAGAAAGTAaggaaagtttttttttttagaacgaAATTAAGGAAAGTTAGGCCGCAGGTTTAACACCGTCTCTTTACCATCTGCTCCTACTGTCTATATATGGACTGGCATAATTAACACGCATAATACTATCACCCTTTCATAaagagtatattttaattattcatattcAATGTTTAACCgtcttttataaatttgtactTTTATTGTTATAATTAGAAGATAACtcataaacaatatttttcgtgcgattatttttttatttttcataaatttgtaattagaATAAATGGCTAAATGgctaaatttgtaattataaatatagttaatttgGTATGGGTATAGTATATACATAGTAGACTCGATGATACGTGTGCTGTCACGGTAAAGACCGACCGGCAGATATTCCAAATCCTGGTCAGAGTTGGCTCCGATACGCGTCAGCACCGCGACCCCAACCCGTCTCTCCTCAGTCTCCTGGTCAAAGTCGCCATCGACGTTAGTATAAgcttttaaagagataaaacgAGAGAAGAATgatggactactaatttataaccaGCTATACACAAGCTGACATGTaagatcatgtattaatgttttataggtaactattatataagttggctattaaattgactatatatgaattgaagctagcagttggttatactattgaacttgctcttagccgccgcccgccccatATTCTGTGCGTTGATCAGGCAGCAGCTACGACAAGGGGCATGTTCTTCGTTTATTAaacatgaaatatttttttggtgatATAGACAATGGGATTATCTGCTACCCTCTTCGGTTTTTTAATGGACATcgtaactttttatttatggtttatcctttgtcttattaaaaagttcATATAAGTATTGAgtgattttttatgattttgatttataagtaaagtaacttttaaatatgatttataattttgtatatttagactaaaaatttagacaaaataaaagatcaaacatatatccaaAAAGTGAACgacgttaattaaaaaatcagagtgagtataaagtttaaatatattttacattagaataataagataataaacatatataatttttttagaaaaaaatgttacgcTTAgccatttgaaaaatatgcgGGGGGCAAGGAACACAGCCTAAGCCGGCCCAGGGTCTCGTCGGCTTCAGCGAAATCTCAAAAAGTCCACGATCTCGCGCGGAAAATCTACGCGCGGCCGTTGCTTCCACGCGAGAATTCCTAGCCTCGCGCATGGCGCGACACGGACCCTCGTACGGTCGATCGCTCCGGCCGCTTCGGCGACGCTTCCGACCGGCCATTCGACACCTCGTGCTCCACTGCTCCTCCGGCgcctctctccttccccgtCAAACCGGAGACCGAGAAAACGCGACTGCCTCGCCACGGTGATCtcatcgccaccaccacctacaTAAACCCCTCAAACCAATCTCACCCTGAGACCACGAGTGCGTGCAGGGAGAGCAGCAATGGCCggccggcagcagcagcagcccagGCTCAGGGTGATCTTTACGCTCGTCGTCGCGTGCATCGTCctcgcgacgacggcgacggtgtcCGACGCGAGGCTGCTCAAGCGGATGGAGAGAGACGGagacgcgtcgtcgtcgtcgtcgtcggccgtgGTGGAGTCGCCGGCGGTCGATTTGCAGACGATCGTCGGGAGCACGGAgggcgacgtcgacgacggcgccggtgccGTTGGCCTGCGGTGGCTGAAGTCGATCCGCGTCGACAGGCTCGGCGGGATCAAGGACTCCGGCCCGagccccggcgccggccactAGACGCCGGCGTGCCACTGGTTTTCAGATTTCGAGAGATGCAagctctgattttttttttctctctggtGTTCTGTAGTACAGTATTTCATTTGTTCTTTCATGGTAAGTTTTCCATAACACAAAAGCAGTAGTTAAGTTGCATCTGTGCTTGGATCAAGTAGTATACTCAGACAGTGTCACAGTGATGATGATGTAATGATGACAGCAATCTGTAAGGATTTTTGTACACAgggctactccctccatcccaaaataaactatttttttactttttacctataatttttgactcttcatcttatttaatttttttgtgattgatatttttgtttttattagatgataaatcatgaacaGTACTTTAGgtataactaatttttttctaattttctgtaaatttttcaaataagacggatagtcaaacgttggatatgAAAACCGAGGAATTCGTTTTTttgacggagggagtacgtagatatagagcatatatatactgcTGTGATGTTGTGCCACTGTCGGTCAACTTTTATAGTTGTTATGCGCAACtgcaggattttttttctaattttgcgTTGTAAACAGTGAACTGAGTATATCAAATAGCATATAGGAGATCGATTACCTTTGGGATGATTGCAAATTCACCGCTGATTTAAAACGTTATTGTAAAACTATCATtagaaaattgtaaaaaaatcagttgAACTGTCATTCGGGtggcatatttgtaatttagaaaaaaaccagCGGCAAATTTACAATTACCTCGTTATCTTTTTGATACGACAGATCATGCTCGATCcattccattccaaaatacaataatttatatagtagtatttaaaatttatattaaagtaaatattttagatacttCACAATATTACTTATCTCAtcagtaattttttatttaaaattctttatattttatttttgcacaCCATTTAGtctctaaattatttctttttattaagggacactaaattaaataaaacatagaaatacTTACATCGGAAGTATTAGATCCAAATACATGCACATACATCAATGgtcaaaaaaatggaaaagtaAAATACAGACGGTAAACGGAGTACTTCTTCCATAGAGGAGTGGCTATTTTGGCAAAAGATCTTGTCCCACAATAAATGATCGTACTTAGAATAAATCAGAGTAAATAGGGATGTGCAAGATTATTACATTTTTTGGGAGTAATGTTCGTATATCCTTTTCATcacaaaaagataaatatattgatatcaTTCTAATTTGGTAGGAGTATTAATTTATCAGAAATTGATCAGATAGTCGATTATTTGGCGACTGGGAGAGTATTCAGTATTAGCAATATGACATACTGTCTGTCAGTGTCACGTTTGGTGGAAGAATAAAGCACGAGCGGCTTTGACGCACCTTCCTCTCGTGCGATCTCATACTCCGGTCTCAGTTTattactccttccgtttcataatttaacttttttacttataatatttagtcattagtcttatttaaaaaatatgaaaatatcatttattttacttgtgacttactttattatcaaaagaactttcagtaagacttgttattttttacatttgcactaaatttttaaataagacgaatggtcaaatattgtaataaaaaaaatcaaatattttacgttatgaaacggaggtggtACTGTTCTTCGTGACAAGAACGGTATGCTACCCAAACTACGGTATAGGGATCCCATTGTTGCGCCAACTTATcagcaacaaaaagaaaacacttcTTCCGTATCTTCATAAGTGATGTAAGTTTAGCACAACTTTGACTATCCATTTTATTCAAAGGTTTTGTGcaaatatcataatataagttatattcaTAATGCATTTggtaaataaatctaatcacaacaaaataaataataattacctaATATTTAGAATAACACGAACAATTAAATGTGTATCAAAAATCAATTATGTCACTTATTAATAGAGAGGAGGTAACAATTATAGCTAGAACTTATATATGATGTCGTGTTCATTTGGATTGAAACAGTTGAGATTACTCCTCGGCTTTTGCGGGCACGCTtactgaactgctaaacggtattttttaaaaaaaattctatatagaaattgattgtctcatatttataaaatagattttctatatttgaatagttaattttattatttatatcataaaatagctaccaaaaaataatttttcatcttcatctaacTAAGGAACGCAACCTAAGTAGTAGTTGTGTTTTTGTGCTTTCCTAtgcataaaagaaaataagttatatttttctaaaatgaataaaaatataatatccaTAAAATGTGTTACTCATTTTATACGGAATATTCATCTTAATTTACTTTTTTGTCTACCACTCCATTTACATTTGATTGTTTTCCAATATTAATAagtttaaaacataatttgtaaaatttaccgTGTGGATAGGCTCGGTGGCATATTTATTCCCACCACCAGCCCATCAACATTTTTCTTCGTGATTTAGaaactaattataaaagtaaACTACGATAaccaattaaaatttttaactacgGCTTACTAGATAAGCTAAAAAGATAGACGATGTGGACAAAAATGGGCTGGGCTGGCGTCCCACGAGGCCATCCGTCGCCATTCAGGCCTCACCATCTCGCGGACCAACGACCGGCAGCAGCTGGTCGCATCAGAGGTGCTGTCGGCCTGTGCTGTGGCTGCTGACCATCCCTCACTTTTACTACGGTGATTCTTCACGATTTCTTGGTGGAAATCGGGTACTCTGTTCCCTCCGTTTCGCaagttaagttttttttagtattgTGTAGATTTATAataatgctaataaatttaaatatatatataattatatattcatcgatgaatgaatttagacttataatataaaatggaggtagcgagactttttagcattgactAGATTCATACTGATACGAATGAATTTAGGCATATAATGTTTCATTTGTTTCCTCAGTTGCAAGAGCTTCCAGCATTCCAGTAAACACATTGAGATGCGTCCCTTGAGGAGATCCAAAGCAAATCTTGCCGATACCTGCAAGACCAAAGTCGGATTTATTGATGATTCTTCTGCGTTTGTTGCATGCGTTGATACTGAAATTCGTAATGTCCTTTTCTCGAATTGACATCCTGTACGGTCCCAATTTTAATCGTATGTTAGGGACTGCACATAATTTCaaccatttattttctaacgaAACACTAAGATCAGTTGGTATAGTTCGAATGTTATGGTAAATCTATACAGCTTTTTATATGGAAATTTTATggaaattaatattattttaatgaaaaatcgcAATAGTAGAGGTTATCTGGGGAAAATCGCAAATTTATGGGTCTATTGAACGGTGGGCGTTCGACTAGGGTCTATCGAACGGAGGGAGTTCAACCGGGCCCACCACCTGGTTGACTGCTGAGCCAACCAGGCCTGTTCGATAGGGGGCATGTCTAACTTCCAAAGTTCGACAACCCCCTGTCGAACTGTAACGATGGCAATCTAGTCTAATCTCCTGTCTAGTCGACTGCTGGTCGTTCGATAGGGGTCCTATCGAACTACGGCAGTTCAACAGGATActaaatttgtgatttttcagGGAAGCGCTCTAGTTTtgcgattttctattaaaataatattaattctaaaaaaattcttttatatGAACAGTGGCATGAAATTTTTGGACCTCTGAATTTACATCAGACAGTCATAGTCTAACCGCTTAAGTTAAAATCGCACCTGAGAAAAATCTCCTTCACCACCAACCATGACTTAGTCAGTCTAAACAAGAGGTTATCTAATGTATTGGTAGTTTTGTCTAAACAAATTCGCACTTAAGTAATCATTATATTACATTAGAGTTTGTAAAAGTTTGGAACAAGTAACTtagaatttgataaatttgtaaaCGGGCCTATAGTTTAATGGTTACATAGTACTTAGTAGTACTTGAGATCCTGGGTTCGACTTCTTATTGGAACGAATTTTCTAAGATTTTAACGGCGTGTTTTTAGTGGGAGACGCGGTCTTCGGAGGTGTAAGTGAACGTCTGTGTtgtattcttaaaaaaataatttagtgaaAATTACAATGAGATTTAATAAGTTACAACGGCATCGCGTTCTTTTTATGAAACCAAACTCCCAAAAGGCGTTGCTTACAGACACAAGCCACAAGTCAGAGCACACTGCGCGGCACTTGCGATTCTACTCCACACGTTGCCCTAACCTGCAGTGCCAAACCCTGCCTTTCCCAGCCGAGCCGAACGTGATCCATGGCGGGGTCGACGTGCCA contains the following coding sequences:
- the LOC107304454 gene encoding uncharacterized protein LOC107304454 — encoded protein: MAGRQQQQPRLRVIFTLVVACIVLATTATVSDARLLKRMERDGDASSSSSSAVVESPAVDLQTIVGSTEGDVDDGAGAVGLRWLKSIRVDRLGGIKDSGPSPGAGH